In Hyalangium minutum, a single window of DNA contains:
- a CDS encoding prenyltransferase, whose amino-acid sequence MNHLPMPIHGGEVVAVPPAASLKRSFMLLVRLGRPKYLLYSWVLYTLGVAAAVYLGHTPSLASYVHGQLFVWCVHLMTHYCNEYFDLQADLANPAPTAWTGGSRVLVEGLLKPWVSLTASCVLLCTALLLILAMPAEAQYAALIAVPLGWFYTAPPFQFNYRGLGELTVTTGLNGCVPVIGYTLASGEFSFFPFLLLLPAFLIQFVRMTIMNLQDYEGDILVGKRTLPVRLGPRTIVHMHAVVQAVAYLMVIPGVLWMGVPIWVGLGVMASSPVAVWHVARLYRGAHKDPRTANNVVFWASTHCSLVVVGVYVGLLIDGYVQGRFAQLGGVADLFLLPIVIYTFILARQIRKNRPKAVVAPKATVAELVRAA is encoded by the coding sequence TCATCTCCCGATGCCCATCCATGGTGGCGAGGTGGTGGCTGTTCCACCCGCGGCTTCACTCAAGCGCAGCTTCATGCTGCTGGTTCGCCTGGGGCGGCCGAAATACCTCCTGTACAGCTGGGTTCTTTACACGCTGGGTGTGGCTGCGGCGGTCTACCTGGGGCACACGCCCTCTCTGGCTTCGTACGTGCACGGGCAGCTGTTCGTCTGGTGCGTCCACCTGATGACGCACTACTGCAACGAGTACTTTGATCTGCAGGCGGACCTGGCCAACCCCGCGCCCACCGCGTGGACGGGGGGCAGCCGGGTGCTGGTGGAGGGCCTGCTCAAGCCGTGGGTGAGCCTCACGGCGAGCTGTGTCCTGTTGTGTACCGCGCTGCTGCTGATCCTGGCGATGCCGGCGGAGGCGCAGTACGCGGCGCTGATCGCGGTGCCGCTGGGGTGGTTCTACACGGCGCCTCCGTTCCAGTTCAATTATCGGGGCCTGGGTGAGCTGACAGTGACGACGGGGCTCAACGGGTGCGTGCCGGTGATCGGCTACACGCTGGCCTCGGGCGAGTTCAGCTTCTTCCCCTTCCTGCTGCTGCTGCCGGCCTTTCTGATCCAGTTCGTGCGCATGACGATCATGAACCTGCAGGACTACGAGGGTGACATCCTCGTGGGCAAGCGCACGCTGCCGGTGCGCCTGGGCCCCCGCACGATCGTCCACATGCACGCGGTGGTGCAGGCGGTGGCGTATCTGATGGTCATCCCCGGCGTGCTCTGGATGGGCGTCCCCATCTGGGTGGGGCTGGGCGTGATGGCCAGCTCGCCGGTGGCCGTGTGGCACGTGGCCCGGCTCTATCGCGGTGCCCACAAGGATCCGCGCACGGCCAACAACGTGGTGTTCTGGGCCTCCACGCACTGCTCGCTCGTGGTGGTGGGCGTCTACGTGGGCCTGCTGATCGACGGCTACGTGCAGGGGCGCTTCGCCCAGCTGGGCGGCGTGGCGGACCTGTTCCTCCTGCCAATCGTCATCTACACCTTCATCCTCGCGCGGCAGATCCGCAAGAACCGCCCGAAGGCCGTGGTTGCGCCCAAGGCGACCGTCGCCGAGCTGGTCCGCGCGGCCTGA
- the agmC gene encoding adventurous gliding motility protein AgmC, producing the protein MRNTLWVAGLLWAGGAGAEPDTFGLGTGRRGLLRVTAQDTVVNRYAQLTASAPAGTQVLTLSDASAFSAGDLVLLHQSTDLTPAPASGDPSQIRLDAANPVGQFEYGRVEAVSPGVLRLTAPLTNGFPARVTQVVSVPEYTDVQVLANGSLRAAPWDGSVGGILALLATGTLSNNGLVSVDGAGFRGGVYLNHADRDGCAGLDEPSASGGSYKGEGLVAGRYGTASGRGNVANGGGGGNCHNSGGGGGGHAGMGGTGARSSDGDRDVGGLGGAAVVYLPYERLVFGGGGGAGEGNNNLGTSGGAGGGLMLLRAGAVVGTGRFSAKGASVPPTSGTGDDGAGGGGAGGAISLRSAAGLACGAADASGGAGGDTVHPAYPIGPGGGGAGGVVFLQGQPLTCPAVVLAGAAGRSSATGDSRGAGPASLDGGSAYGSAQQTVTGVRTLVTPTVSQPVNGAVGVAPRPRFEGAAEQGVQVHLFLDGTPYVQVQASSPDGGFVYTAPMELTPGAHELRASAESLGLYSPLSAVTRFDVAEPAMNPILVSPAQGEQVDPTPLLTGTSPLGVSVRLQVDGAEVAQVPLDQAGRFYYTLTPGQALAPGEHTVTAQALETGGSTGFSSAPTTFTVVMPGALEVGCGCESASGAGLGAVALMLGAWALRSRRQKS; encoded by the coding sequence ATGCGGAACACTCTTTGGGTGGCGGGACTTCTCTGGGCCGGTGGTGCGGGGGCCGAGCCGGATACCTTCGGACTGGGCACGGGGCGCAGAGGCCTTCTGCGGGTCACGGCGCAGGACACCGTGGTCAACCGCTACGCCCAGCTCACCGCCAGCGCGCCGGCGGGGACGCAGGTCCTGACGCTCTCGGATGCCAGCGCCTTCTCGGCGGGCGACCTGGTCCTCCTCCATCAATCCACGGACCTGACGCCGGCGCCTGCCTCGGGAGATCCATCGCAGATCCGCCTCGATGCGGCGAACCCGGTGGGCCAGTTCGAGTACGGGCGCGTCGAGGCCGTGTCTCCGGGCGTGCTGCGGCTGACCGCGCCGCTGACGAACGGCTTCCCCGCCAGGGTGACGCAGGTGGTGAGTGTGCCCGAGTACACGGACGTCCAGGTGCTCGCCAACGGCTCGCTCCGGGCGGCGCCGTGGGACGGGAGCGTGGGCGGCATCCTCGCGCTGTTGGCCACCGGCACGCTGAGCAACAACGGGCTCGTGTCGGTGGACGGCGCCGGCTTCCGGGGTGGGGTGTACCTCAACCACGCGGACCGTGACGGCTGCGCGGGGCTCGACGAGCCCTCGGCCAGCGGTGGCTCCTATAAAGGAGAGGGGCTGGTGGCCGGGCGGTACGGGACGGCCTCGGGACGAGGCAACGTGGCCAACGGCGGGGGCGGCGGTAACTGCCACAACTCCGGGGGGGGCGGTGGAGGCCATGCCGGCATGGGCGGCACGGGGGCTCGTTCTTCTGACGGGGACCGGGACGTGGGTGGCCTGGGCGGAGCGGCCGTGGTGTACCTGCCCTACGAGCGCCTCGTGTTTGGCGGGGGCGGCGGCGCGGGCGAGGGCAACAACAATTTAGGAACCAGCGGAGGCGCGGGAGGTGGGCTGATGCTCCTGCGCGCGGGGGCGGTGGTGGGGACGGGGCGCTTCAGCGCGAAGGGCGCGTCGGTGCCTCCTACGTCCGGGACGGGAGATGACGGTGCGGGCGGCGGCGGTGCAGGCGGAGCCATCTCCTTGAGATCCGCCGCGGGACTGGCCTGCGGCGCTGCGGACGCCTCGGGGGGCGCGGGCGGAGACACCGTTCATCCCGCGTACCCGATTGGCCCGGGCGGTGGCGGCGCTGGAGGCGTCGTCTTCCTGCAGGGACAGCCCCTCACGTGTCCCGCGGTGGTGCTCGCCGGGGCGGCGGGGCGATCGTCGGCGACGGGCGACAGCCGGGGCGCGGGGCCGGCCAGCTTGGATGGTGGAAGCGCGTACGGCTCGGCGCAGCAAACAGTCACCGGGGTGCGAACGCTCGTAACGCCCACGGTGTCGCAGCCAGTGAATGGAGCGGTCGGCGTGGCGCCGCGTCCCCGCTTCGAAGGGGCGGCCGAGCAGGGCGTCCAGGTTCACCTCTTCCTGGATGGGACGCCCTACGTGCAGGTGCAGGCGAGCAGCCCCGATGGCGGCTTCGTCTACACGGCCCCCATGGAGCTGACGCCTGGAGCACACGAGCTTCGCGCATCCGCGGAGTCCCTGGGGCTGTACAGCCCGCTCTCCGCGGTGACCCGCTTCGACGTCGCCGAGCCGGCGATGAACCCCATCCTCGTGTCTCCCGCGCAGGGCGAGCAGGTGGATCCCACGCCCCTCCTCACGGGGACGAGTCCCTTGGGCGTCTCGGTTCGCCTTCAGGTGGACGGAGCCGAGGTGGCCCAGGTGCCGTTGGATCAGGCCGGGCGCTTCTATTACACGCTCACGCCCGGTCAGGCGCTGGCACCCGGTGAGCACACCGTCACGGCTCAGGCGCTGGAGACGGGAGGCAGCACTGGCTTCTCCTCCGCGCCCACGACGTTCACGGTGGTAATGCCCGGAGCGCTCGAGGTGGGCTGTGGCTGCGAGAGCGCCTCGGGCGCGGGGCTGGGCGCCGTGGCGCTGATGCTGGGGGCGTGGGCGCTGCGCTCGCGCCGCCAGAAAAGCTGA
- the lptE gene encoding LPS assembly lipoprotein LptE — MARLCVALAAVLVAGLGCGYRFVPRETTLPEGVRSVCAPVFQNETPEPGLETLFTQAMRQELLRVGTLGDGGICEARLEGVVTNVNSSPTIVTEPTPETPAQLASYRAFAEVRLRLLKGEQVLADTSVSGTEDYLPGSGDVLEAEANRQAALHRLSETLMREAYERLARNW, encoded by the coding sequence ATGGCTCGGCTCTGTGTGGCGCTGGCGGCGGTGCTCGTGGCGGGACTGGGGTGCGGCTACCGCTTCGTGCCTCGCGAGACGACGCTGCCCGAGGGCGTGCGCTCCGTCTGCGCCCCCGTCTTCCAGAACGAGACCCCCGAGCCGGGCCTGGAGACGCTCTTCACCCAGGCGATGCGCCAGGAACTGCTGCGCGTGGGGACACTGGGGGATGGGGGCATCTGCGAGGCCCGCCTCGAAGGGGTGGTGACGAACGTGAACAGCTCGCCGACGATCGTCACCGAGCCCACACCGGAGACGCCGGCGCAGCTGGCCAGCTACCGGGCCTTCGCGGAGGTGCGCCTCCGGCTGCTCAAGGGCGAGCAAGTCCTCGCGGACACGAGCGTGTCCGGCACGGAGGACTACCTCCCGGGCAGCGGTGATGTGCTGGAAGCCGAGGCCAACCGCCAGGCCGCGCTCCACCGTCTCTCGGAGACGCTGATGCGCGAGGCCTACGAGCGGCTGGCCCGCAACTGGTGA
- the leuS gene encoding leucine--tRNA ligase, translated as MAMNERYEPQTIEGKWQIRWEQEGVFRAGTRPGAPKKYILEMLPYPSGKMHMGHVRNYLIGDVYARYFRMKGYDVLHPMGWDAFGLPAENAAIKDGVHPAVRTQENIDSFKAEIRSLGYSYDWTREVNTSQPEYYRWNQWFFIQMLGRGLVYRRFSKVNWCTGCLTVIANEQVKEGVCERCDSPVLDKEMPEWAFRITKYSQALLDGLDELKEWPERITSMQRNWIGRSEGAEADFTVKGSEEKIRVFTTRIDTIYGCTYVVLAPDHKLVAKVTTPERRAEVDAFVAKMAAISKTDRTAEGATKEGVFTGAYALNPFTGQPVPIWIANFVLSDYGTGAVMSVPAHDARDFEFARKYSLPIQVVIQPAKGDKLPEGDKLEAASTEYGVLVDSGEYTGLTSEEARRKMAAKLEAEGRGKFTITYRQKDWGFSRQRYWGTPIPIVYCEKCDPERRGIPVPVDQLPVRLPEIDTQAVLTGKGEPPLAKVASWVNTTCPKCGGPARREAETMDTFVDSCWYFARYLSPHYDAAPFDPAEAKRWLPVDVYVGGPEHAVMHLLYFRFWTRVMKELGLSPVDEPVTRLVTQGIVNGPDGRKMSKRWGNSVAPASIVRKYGADTARTYVLFAGPPERDFDWSDAQVEGAFRFLKRVWTLAATHEGVVGSTHSGTYEGKALEIRRAAHKTLKRVGEAIERLSFNTAIAGVMEYINVLYGVGTVETPAEKAAMAEAIRLLAVMLTPFAPHIADELAEAYGSKVLLVNQEWPAFDPALVVDDEIPYAVQVNGKLRAEIKVPVDADEAAVRAAAEADERVKAAMAGKTLRKFVFVPKRLVNFVVG; from the coding sequence ATGGCGATGAACGAGCGCTACGAGCCGCAGACGATCGAAGGAAAGTGGCAGATCCGTTGGGAGCAGGAGGGCGTGTTCCGTGCGGGCACGCGGCCGGGAGCTCCCAAGAAGTACATCCTCGAGATGCTGCCGTACCCCAGCGGGAAGATGCACATGGGGCACGTGCGCAACTACCTCATCGGGGACGTGTACGCGCGCTACTTCCGGATGAAGGGTTACGACGTGCTGCACCCCATGGGGTGGGACGCGTTCGGGCTTCCGGCGGAGAACGCGGCCATCAAGGACGGCGTGCACCCGGCGGTGCGGACGCAGGAGAACATCGACTCGTTCAAGGCGGAGATCCGCTCGCTGGGCTACAGCTACGACTGGACGCGCGAGGTCAACACCAGCCAGCCCGAGTACTACCGGTGGAACCAGTGGTTCTTCATCCAGATGCTGGGGCGCGGACTGGTGTACCGCCGCTTCAGCAAGGTGAACTGGTGCACCGGCTGCCTCACCGTCATCGCCAACGAGCAGGTGAAGGAGGGCGTGTGCGAGCGCTGTGACTCGCCGGTGCTGGACAAGGAGATGCCCGAGTGGGCGTTCCGCATCACGAAGTACTCGCAGGCGCTGCTGGACGGGCTGGATGAGCTGAAGGAGTGGCCCGAGCGCATCACCAGCATGCAGCGCAACTGGATCGGCCGCTCCGAGGGCGCCGAGGCCGACTTCACGGTGAAGGGCAGCGAGGAGAAGATCCGCGTCTTCACCACGCGCATCGACACCATCTACGGCTGCACGTACGTGGTGCTGGCGCCGGACCACAAGCTGGTGGCCAAGGTGACGACGCCCGAGCGCCGCGCCGAGGTGGATGCCTTCGTGGCGAAGATGGCGGCCATCAGCAAGACGGACCGCACCGCCGAGGGCGCCACGAAGGAGGGCGTCTTCACGGGCGCGTACGCGCTCAACCCGTTCACCGGCCAGCCGGTGCCCATCTGGATCGCCAACTTCGTGCTGTCCGACTACGGCACGGGCGCGGTCATGAGTGTGCCGGCCCATGACGCGCGCGACTTCGAGTTCGCTCGCAAGTACAGCCTGCCCATCCAGGTCGTCATCCAGCCGGCCAAGGGCGACAAGCTGCCCGAGGGAGACAAGCTGGAGGCGGCCTCTACGGAGTACGGCGTGCTGGTGGACTCGGGCGAGTACACCGGGCTCACCTCGGAGGAGGCGCGCCGGAAGATGGCGGCGAAGCTGGAGGCCGAGGGCCGCGGCAAGTTCACCATCACGTACCGCCAGAAGGACTGGGGCTTCAGCCGCCAGCGCTACTGGGGCACGCCCATCCCCATCGTCTACTGCGAGAAGTGCGATCCGGAGCGCCGCGGCATTCCCGTACCGGTGGATCAGCTGCCGGTGCGCCTGCCGGAGATCGACACCCAGGCAGTGCTCACCGGTAAGGGTGAGCCGCCGCTGGCCAAGGTGGCCTCGTGGGTGAACACCACGTGCCCCAAGTGCGGTGGTCCGGCCCGGCGCGAGGCGGAGACGATGGACACGTTCGTCGACTCCTGCTGGTACTTCGCGCGCTACCTGTCGCCGCACTACGACGCGGCGCCGTTCGATCCGGCCGAGGCCAAGCGCTGGCTCCCGGTGGACGTCTACGTGGGTGGCCCCGAGCACGCGGTGATGCACCTGCTGTACTTCCGCTTCTGGACGCGGGTGATGAAGGAGCTGGGCTTGTCGCCGGTGGACGAGCCCGTCACGCGCCTCGTCACGCAGGGCATCGTGAACGGCCCGGACGGCCGGAAGATGTCCAAGCGCTGGGGCAACTCGGTGGCACCGGCGTCCATCGTGAGGAAGTACGGCGCGGACACGGCGCGCACCTATGTGCTCTTCGCGGGCCCGCCCGAGCGCGACTTCGACTGGTCCGATGCCCAGGTGGAGGGCGCCTTCCGCTTCCTCAAGCGCGTGTGGACGCTGGCCGCCACGCACGAGGGCGTCGTGGGCTCCACGCACTCCGGGACGTACGAGGGCAAGGCGCTGGAGATCCGCCGCGCCGCGCACAAGACGCTGAAGCGGGTGGGGGAGGCCATCGAGCGCCTGTCCTTCAACACCGCCATCGCGGGCGTCATGGAGTACATCAATGTGCTCTACGGGGTGGGCACGGTCGAGACGCCGGCGGAGAAGGCAGCCATGGCCGAGGCCATCCGGCTGCTGGCGGTGATGCTCACGCCGTTCGCCCCGCACATCGCCGACGAGCTGGCCGAGGCCTACGGCTCCAAGGTGCTCCTCGTGAACCAGGAGTGGCCGGCGTTTGATCCGGCGCTCGTGGTGGATGACGAGATCCCCTACGCGGTGCAGGTCAACGGCAAGCTGCGCGCGGAGATCAAGGTGCCCGTGGACGCGGACGAGGCGGCGGTGCGCGCCGCCGCCGAGGCGGACGAGCGGGTCAAGGCGGCCATGGCGGGCAAGACGCTGCGCAAGTTCGTCTTCGTCCCGAAGCGGCTGGTGAACTTCGTCGTCGGCTGA
- a CDS encoding immunoglobulin-like domain-containing protein, which produces MTSRVSWGAVLLSAAMTVTGCGEEPSELSAVPEAEATTVATHTAIQALASTDKVLILGSSVSGGAQSREAQAVAALSPSTQVDVVSAEQWRAMTAQQFMSYRAIIIGDAACQSGTAAFQAAVDTRNVWGPMIDGTVALASTNLSSNGTPHMLENAIAFALDSPQQRTGMYVSLGCAYQSAAPNTAVQLLEPLGVFKVSGLQACANAGHIFEMNTGIMTRNLSDSQLSSSGCVARSVFTQYPDRNFSFVAVARNTSGASLPGQQSYTDYMENPEQETSYNGTPYLLVRGASTLSAGCGLSDYSPAGEECDMGDGWNGQAAVQGQNPLDTCSYTCRNNWCGDGVVDANFGEECDNGNQNGRLLSSAGALGNCSSACKLIGPSSPPPSNPPVARCKDAVVSAGYTCGVYASVDNGSYDPDNDLVSCTQSPDSVYGLGTTAVTLTCRDAQSHVSTCNATVTVVDNTPPVVTLNGSASHTLECNRNLVYPDQGATGQDACSGALPTVRSGVVNMAQASTYSLTYTATDGSGNQGSATRSVTVADTLAPTLTLLGAASVTAECGTAFNDPGAAVSDQCVNSISATRSGALNLSAPGAYTLRYDARDPSNNAAAFKTRTVTVRDTLKPTVTVQGALNQAVECGSAYTDPGATVQDQCATSLAATATGSVNASQPGTYTLSYRAVDPSGNVGTATSSRTVTVSDTLAPALTLNGPASLQLECATPYTDLGATAQDLCAGSVAVTSTGSVNNRQLGPQTISYSANDGRGHTASATRTVTVADTRAPAITVQGSLNTTYECGSTYVDLGATASDACAGSVPVTATQTSNPNQPGSFTITYSAVDPSGNSATSTATRTVSVNDSAPPTLVLNGPATQSLECGSSYEDPGALAQDACFGDVTARITRSGSVNASAPGTYALTYNVTDPAGQAAPSVSRTVNVSDTLAPTLTVQGSLNAQVECGTAYNDAGATASDVCAGNLNSAIRTTSNVNTSAPGGYTVSYAVTDASGNSASGGRAVTVRDTQAPVITPRPGPSTLECNGTPYVELGATANDACRGDLSSAITTTSNLDQTRSGTYNVTYRVADASGNVGTAVRMLTVGPCSTNSCTNIRLGDYNLFLQENYTGGHDVVGKVAAGGNISMTDFSVGMGLPSSNLSNTLVAGGNLSLSRGSIGGDAWYGGTLTADQSVSQSRGVRRQGTPIDFAAKFSELRGLTGQLANMTATGTTRRESWGGISMTGNRSTVNVFDISASAFTGAVYWQINAPAGSLVVVNIRGSAARFTNFGIQFSGGIDQHGVLFNFVDTTSITASGFGFWGTVLAPYADVNFNNGSWDGGIYAKSFTGNAEGHINPLNDRDICP; this is translated from the coding sequence ATGACATCCAGGGTTAGTTGGGGAGCAGTTCTGCTGTCCGCGGCGATGACGGTGACGGGATGTGGCGAGGAGCCTTCCGAACTGTCCGCCGTACCAGAGGCCGAGGCCACCACGGTGGCCACTCACACGGCCATCCAGGCGCTGGCCAGCACCGACAAGGTGCTCATCCTGGGCAGCAGCGTGAGCGGCGGAGCGCAGAGCCGCGAGGCGCAGGCGGTGGCGGCGCTGTCGCCCAGCACGCAGGTTGACGTGGTGTCGGCGGAGCAGTGGCGGGCGATGACGGCCCAGCAGTTCATGTCGTATCGGGCGATCATCATCGGCGATGCGGCCTGCCAGAGCGGCACGGCGGCGTTCCAGGCGGCGGTGGACACCCGCAACGTCTGGGGCCCGATGATCGACGGCACCGTGGCGCTGGCCAGCACCAACCTGTCCAGCAACGGCACGCCGCACATGCTGGAGAACGCCATCGCGTTCGCGCTGGACTCGCCGCAGCAGCGCACGGGCATGTACGTCTCGCTGGGCTGCGCCTACCAGAGCGCCGCACCCAACACGGCGGTGCAGCTGCTCGAGCCGCTCGGCGTCTTCAAGGTGTCGGGCCTGCAGGCCTGCGCCAACGCCGGCCACATCTTCGAGATGAACACCGGCATCATGACCCGGAACCTCTCGGACTCGCAGCTGTCGTCCAGCGGGTGCGTGGCGCGCTCGGTGTTCACCCAGTACCCCGACCGCAACTTCTCCTTCGTGGCGGTGGCGCGGAACACCTCCGGCGCTTCGCTGCCGGGCCAGCAGTCCTACACGGACTACATGGAGAACCCGGAGCAGGAGACGAGCTACAACGGCACGCCGTACCTGCTCGTGCGCGGGGCGTCGACCCTGAGCGCCGGCTGCGGCCTGTCGGACTACTCGCCTGCCGGTGAGGAGTGCGACATGGGCGACGGGTGGAACGGGCAGGCCGCGGTGCAGGGCCAGAACCCGCTCGATACCTGCTCGTACACGTGCCGCAACAACTGGTGCGGCGATGGCGTGGTGGACGCGAACTTCGGTGAGGAGTGCGACAACGGCAACCAGAACGGCCGCTTGCTCAGCTCCGCCGGCGCCCTGGGCAACTGCTCTTCGGCCTGCAAGCTGATTGGCCCTTCCTCGCCGCCACCGAGCAACCCGCCCGTGGCGCGCTGCAAGGACGCGGTGGTGTCGGCCGGGTACACCTGCGGCGTGTACGCGAGCGTCGACAACGGCTCCTACGACCCGGACAATGACCTGGTGTCGTGCACGCAGAGCCCGGACAGCGTGTACGGCCTGGGCACCACGGCGGTGACGCTGACCTGCCGCGATGCCCAGAGCCACGTGTCCACGTGCAACGCCACGGTGACGGTGGTGGACAACACGCCGCCGGTGGTGACGCTCAACGGCTCCGCCAGCCACACGCTGGAGTGCAACCGGAACCTCGTGTACCCGGATCAGGGTGCCACCGGTCAGGACGCCTGCTCGGGCGCCCTGCCGACGGTGCGCTCGGGTGTGGTGAACATGGCCCAGGCCAGCACCTACAGCCTGACCTATACCGCGACGGACGGGTCTGGCAACCAGGGCTCGGCCACGCGCAGCGTCACCGTGGCGGACACGCTGGCGCCGACCCTGACGCTGCTGGGCGCGGCTTCGGTGACCGCGGAGTGCGGCACTGCGTTCAATGACCCCGGGGCCGCGGTCTCGGATCAGTGCGTGAACAGCATCTCGGCCACGCGGTCCGGCGCGCTGAACCTCTCGGCGCCTGGCGCCTACACGCTGCGCTACGACGCGCGGGACCCGTCGAACAACGCGGCGGCGTTCAAGACCCGCACCGTGACCGTGAGGGACACGCTCAAGCCCACGGTGACCGTGCAGGGTGCCCTGAACCAGGCGGTGGAGTGCGGCAGCGCCTACACGGACCCGGGTGCCACGGTGCAGGACCAGTGCGCGACCTCCCTGGCGGCGACGGCGACGGGCTCGGTCAATGCCTCGCAGCCGGGCACCTACACCCTGAGCTACCGGGCGGTGGATCCGTCCGGCAACGTGGGCACGGCCACCTCTTCTCGCACGGTGACGGTGAGCGACACGCTGGCGCCCGCCCTGACGCTCAACGGCCCGGCCTCGCTGCAGCTCGAGTGCGCCACCCCCTACACGGATCTGGGCGCCACGGCGCAGGACCTGTGCGCGGGTTCGGTGGCCGTCACGTCGACCGGCTCGGTGAACAACCGGCAGCTGGGTCCCCAGACGATCAGCTACAGCGCGAACGACGGCCGCGGCCACACCGCCTCGGCGACGCGCACGGTCACCGTCGCCGACACCCGGGCGCCGGCCATCACCGTGCAGGGCTCGCTCAACACCACGTATGAGTGCGGCTCCACGTATGTGGATCTGGGCGCCACGGCCTCGGACGCCTGCGCGGGCTCGGTGCCGGTCACCGCGACGCAGACGAGCAACCCGAACCAGCCGGGCAGCTTCACCATCACCTACTCGGCGGTGGACCCGTCCGGAAACTCGGCCACCTCGACCGCCACCCGCACGGTGTCGGTGAACGACAGCGCTCCGCCCACCCTGGTGCTCAACGGCCCGGCCACCCAGTCTCTGGAGTGCGGCTCCTCCTACGAGGACCCCGGCGCCCTGGCTCAGGATGCGTGCTTCGGCGATGTCACGGCCCGCATCACGCGGAGCGGCTCGGTGAACGCCAGCGCCCCGGGCACCTACGCGCTCACCTACAACGTGACGGATCCCGCGGGCCAGGCCGCTCCGTCGGTCAGCCGCACGGTGAACGTCAGCGACACGCTGGCGCCGACCCTGACGGTGCAGGGCTCGCTCAACGCGCAGGTCGAGTGTGGCACGGCGTACAACGATGCGGGCGCCACGGCCTCGGACGTCTGCGCCGGGAACCTGAACTCCGCCATCCGCACCACCAGCAACGTCAACACCTCCGCTCCGGGCGGCTACACCGTGAGCTACGCGGTGACGGATGCCTCCGGCAACTCCGCCTCGGGCGGCCGGGCGGTGACGGTGCGTGACACCCAGGCGCCGGTCATCACGCCGCGCCCCGGTCCCTCCACCCTGGAGTGCAACGGCACGCCCTACGTGGAGCTGGGCGCCACGGCCAACGACGCCTGCCGTGGGGATCTGAGCTCGGCCATCACCACCACCAGCAACCTCGACCAGACGCGCTCGGGTACGTACAACGTCACCTACCGCGTGGCGGACGCCTCCGGGAACGTGGGCACCGCGGTGCGCATGCTCACCGTCGGCCCCTGCTCCACCAACTCGTGCACGAACATCCGCCTGGGTGACTACAACCTGTTCCTGCAGGAGAACTACACCGGTGGCCACGACGTGGTGGGCAAGGTGGCGGCGGGCGGCAACATCTCCATGACGGACTTCTCCGTCGGCATGGGCCTGCCGTCCTCCAACCTCTCCAACACGCTGGTGGCGGGCGGCAACCTGTCGCTGTCTCGCGGCTCCATCGGCGGCGACGCCTGGTACGGTGGCACGCTCACCGCGGACCAGAGCGTGTCGCAGTCGCGCGGCGTCCGCCGCCAGGGCACGCCGATCGACTTCGCGGCCAAGTTCAGCGAGCTGCGCGGCCTGACGGGTCAGCTGGCCAACATGACGGCCACGGGCACCACCCGCCGCGAGAGCTGGGGTGGCATCTCGATGACGGGCAACCGCTCCACGGTGAACGTGTTCGACATCAGCGCCAGCGCCTTCACCGGTGCGGTGTACTGGCAGATCAACGCGCCGGCCGGCTCGCTGGTGGTGGTCAACATCCGCGGCTCTGCGGCCCGGTTCACCAACTTCGGCATCCAGTTCAGCGGCGGCATCGACCAGCACGGCGTCCTGTTCAACTTCGTGGACACCACGAGCATCACCGCCTCGGGCTTCGGCTTCTGGGGCACGGTCCTGGCGCCCTACGCGGACGTGAACTTCAACAACGGCAGCTGGGATGGCGGCATCTACGCGAAGTCCTTCACGGGCAACGCCGAGGGCCACATCAACCCGCTCAACGACCGCGACATCTGCCCGTGA